A stretch of Aphelocoma coerulescens isolate FSJ_1873_10779 chromosome 1A, UR_Acoe_1.0, whole genome shotgun sequence DNA encodes these proteins:
- the NTF3 gene encoding neurotrophin-3 has product MVTPTTILQVNKVMSILFYVIFLAYLRGIQSSNMDQRSLPEDSINSLIIKLIQADILKNKLSKQMVDIKENYQNTVQKTDTQQDMDGEENVKSDFQPVISVDTDLLRQQRRYNSPRVLLSDNTPLEPPPLYLMEDYIGNSVVVNRTSRRKRYAEHKGHRGEYSVCDSESLWVTDKSSAIDIRGHQVTVLGEIKTGNSPVKQYFYETRCKEAKPVKNGCRGIDDKHWNSQCKTSQTYVRALTSENNKLVGWRWIRIDTSCVCALSRKIGRT; this is encoded by the coding sequence ATCTTACAGGTGAACAAGGTGATGTCCATCTTGTTTTATGTGATATTTCTCGCTTACCTTCGTGGCATCCAGTCTTCCAACATGGATCAAAGGAGCTTGCCAGAAGATTCGATAAATTCTCTTATTATTAAACTCATTCAggcagacattttaaaaaacaagcttTCTAAGCAGATGGTAGACATTAAGGAAAACTATCAAAACACGGTGCAGAAAACAGACACTCAGCAAGACATGGACGGAGAGGAAAATGTGAAATCAGACTTCCAGCCAGTTATCTCAGTGGATACAGATCTCTTAAGGCAGCAGAGACGCTACAACTCGCCCCGAGTCCTCCTGAGTGACAACACGCCTCTGGAGCCGCCGCCGCTGTACCTCATGGAGGATTACATCGGGAATTCCGTGGTGGTGAACAGAACCTCCCGGCGGAAGAGGTACGcggagcacaagggccaccggGGGGAATACTCCGTTTGTGACAGTGAAAGTTTGTGGGTCACGGACAAATCCTCTGCCATCGACATTAGGGGACACCAGGTGACTGTTCTGGGAGAAATTAAAACAGGCAACTCTCCGGTTAAGCAGTACTTTTACGAAACGAGGTGTAAAGAGGCCAAGCCCGTAAAAAACGGCTGCCGCGGCATTGATGACAAGCACTGGAACTCCCAATGCAAGACATCCCAAACTTATGTCAGAGCACTGacttcagaaaacaacaaactgGTGGGCTGGAGGTGGATAAGGATAGACACCTCCTGCGTGTGCGCCTTGTCCAGGAAAATAGGAAGAACATAA